One Aphidius gifuensis isolate YNYX2018 linkage group LG3, ASM1490517v1, whole genome shotgun sequence DNA window includes the following coding sequences:
- the LOC122852186 gene encoding inositol-trisphosphate 3-kinase B-like isoform X1 — MKSKTSEINSTDDTVTSETNEFNMMMPVVSRSHSKSSQTDEGISVDNVDKNIKKFTTCWNIETSNCDEDTSKNTLWPNDDKFKNKITRSSSSDSAVLSDDDQSKGWENVNNGEKSECDSNEERPRYWRTPSVVVSDYSDYSYLEEKFERNEASLEMYEERTSGSTSQASSCSCLDCDDIREFNDVTSQLLKVCGQRRHSDSCCACINGTSGINSRIINDNSNRRNSCLATPNPYTSKHNDNYDDEINCNSEFLNIPFNRKISDCSTNSSLSGDEFEVTELQPLKKQTSSGWRKLRNIVQWTPFFQTYKKHRYPWVQLAGHQGNFRAGPTPGTILKKLCPQEESCFRLLMHDILRPYVPEFKGILDVRESEEDRNQQVSNTNNTSSTDESSKRPIIASYLQLQDLLGDFDQPCVMDCKVGVRTYLESELAKAKERPKLRKDMYDKMIQVDPTAPNTEERRLQAVTKPRYMVWRETISSTATLGFRVEGIKLSHGNSSKDFKTTRSREQVTETIKRFVINYPHAIGKYLQRLKAIKATLKASPFFASHEVVGSSLLFVHDNKNAGIWMIDFAKTLPLPSHLKKIEHDAEWQVGNHEDGYLIGVNNLIDIFEDIRNSET, encoded by the exons atgaaatcaaaaacatcagaaataaattcaactgaCGACACAGTTACAAGTgaaacaaatgaatttaatatgatGATGCCTGTTGTAAGTAGAAGTCACAGTAAAAGTTCACAAACAGATGAAGGAATATCtgttgataatgttgataaaaatattaaaaaatttacaacatgTTGGAATATTGAAACATCAAATTGTGATGAAGATACATCAAAAAATACTCTTTGgccaaatgatgataaattcaaaaataaaataactcgaTCAAGCAGTTCAGATAGTGCTGTTTTAAGTGATGACGATCAATCCaaag GTTGggaaaatgtaaataatggtGAAAAAAGTGAGTGTGATTCTAATGAAGAACGACCAAGATATTGGAGAACACCAAGTGTTGTTGTAAGTGATTACTCTGATTATTCATatcttgaagaaaaatttgaaCGTAATGAGGCATCATTGGAAATGTATGAGGAAAGAACAAGTGGTTCAACAAGCCAAGCAAGTAGTTGTTCATGTCTAGATTGTGACGATATTAGAGAATTCAATGACGTGACAAGTCAATTACTTAAAGTTTGTGGCCAACGACGTCATTCAGACTCATGCTGTGCATGTATTAATGGAACATCCGGCATCAATAGCCg aattataaatgataattcaaatagAAGAAATTCATGTCTTGCAACACCAAATCCATACACCAGCAaacataatgataattatgatgatgaaattaattgtaattcagagtttttaaatattccatttaatcgaaaaatatCTGATTGTTCAACAAATTCCAGTTTAAGTGGTGATGAGTTTGAAGTTACAGAATTACaaccattaaaaaaacaaaca AGTTCTGGATGGAGAAAATTAAGAAATATTGTTCAATGGACACCATTTTTTCAAACATACAAAAAACATCGTTATCCATGg GTACAATTAGCAGGTCACCAGGGTAATTTTCGAGCAGGTCCAACACCTggtacaatattaaaaaaattatgtccaCAAGAAGAATCATGTTTTCGTTTATTGATGCATGATATTTTAAGGCCTTATGTACCTGAATTTAAAGGTATTCTAGATGTTCGAGAATCTGAAGAAGATAGAAATCAACAAGtatcaaatacaaataatacatcATCAACAGATGAATCATCCAAAAGACCAATTATTGCCTCATATCTTCAATTACAAGATTTACTTGGTGATTTTGATCAACCATGTGTAATGGATTGTAAAGTTGGTGTAAGAACATATCTTGAATCTGAACTTGCTAAAGCAAAAGAACGTCCAAAATTACGTAAAGATATGTATGATAAAATGATACAAGTTGATCCAACAGCACCAAATACTGAAGAAAGACGTTTACAAGCAGTTACTAAACCACGTTATATGGTATGGAGAGAAACAATATCAAGTACAGCAACACTTGGTTTTAGAGTAGAAGgaataaaattatcacatggtaattcatcaaaagattttaaaacAACAAGATCAAGAGAACAAGTTACTGAAACAATAAAAcgttttgttataaattatccTCATGCTAttggtaaatatttacaacgtttaaaagcaataaaagCAACATTAAAAGCATCACCATTTTTTGCATCACATGAAGTTGTTGgttcaagtttattatttgttcatgataataaaaatgctgGTATTTGGATGATTGATTTTGCTAAAACACTACCATTACCATCAcatcttaaaaaaattgaacatgaTGCAGAATGGCAAGTTGGTAATCATGAGGATGGTTATCTCATTGGTGTCAATAAtcttattgatatttttgaagaCATACGTAACTCTGaaacgtaa
- the LOC122852186 gene encoding inositol-trisphosphate 3-kinase A-like isoform X2 produces MQRTFDITIPKIICTKASLSDCGSHHEDDPLSDNRLIVRQKRITRSKIRRNSRRHSITIDRQSSSSSRSPSPVPRLNSINLNDKINLINDNRFNYNCDNDKTNLGYRQYIKLLDVPQINYPSGLEWGEPSGDDLSSEWESDRSDEPQINVLNDFKLLPKSSGWRKLRNIVQWTPFFQTYKKHRYPWVQLAGHQGNFRAGPTPGTILKKLCPQEESCFRLLMHDILRPYVPEFKGILDVRESEEDRNQQVSNTNNTSSTDESSKRPIIASYLQLQDLLGDFDQPCVMDCKVGVRTYLESELAKAKERPKLRKDMYDKMIQVDPTAPNTEERRLQAVTKPRYMVWRETISSTATLGFRVEGIKLSHGNSSKDFKTTRSREQVTETIKRFVINYPHAIGKYLQRLKAIKATLKASPFFASHEVVGSSLLFVHDNKNAGIWMIDFAKTLPLPSHLKKIEHDAEWQVGNHEDGYLIGVNNLIDIFEDIRNSET; encoded by the exons atgcaaagaACATTTGACATAACGATAcctaaaataatttgtacaaAAGCAAGTTTGAGTGATTGTGGTAGTCATCATGAAGATGATCCATTGAGTGATAATAGATTAATTGTCCGACAAAAACGTATAACACGTTCAAAAATACGTAGAAATTCAAGAAGACATTCAATAACAATTGATcgacaatcatcatcatcatcaagaagTCCATCACCAGTACCACgtttaaattctattaatttaaatgataaaattaatttaataaatgataatagatttaattataattgtgataatgataaaacaaatttaggaTACAGACAGTATATTAAATTACTTGATGTACCACAAATTAATTATCCATCTGGTCTTGAATGGGGTGAGCCAAGTGGCGATGATCTTAGCTCTGAATGGGAATCTGATAGATCAGATGAACCACAAATTAAtgtattaaatgattttaaacttttaccaaag AGTTCTGGATGGAGAAAATTAAGAAATATTGTTCAATGGACACCATTTTTTCAAACATACAAAAAACATCGTTATCCATGg GTACAATTAGCAGGTCACCAGGGTAATTTTCGAGCAGGTCCAACACCTggtacaatattaaaaaaattatgtccaCAAGAAGAATCATGTTTTCGTTTATTGATGCATGATATTTTAAGGCCTTATGTACCTGAATTTAAAGGTATTCTAGATGTTCGAGAATCTGAAGAAGATAGAAATCAACAAGtatcaaatacaaataatacatcATCAACAGATGAATCATCCAAAAGACCAATTATTGCCTCATATCTTCAATTACAAGATTTACTTGGTGATTTTGATCAACCATGTGTAATGGATTGTAAAGTTGGTGTAAGAACATATCTTGAATCTGAACTTGCTAAAGCAAAAGAACGTCCAAAATTACGTAAAGATATGTATGATAAAATGATACAAGTTGATCCAACAGCACCAAATACTGAAGAAAGACGTTTACAAGCAGTTACTAAACCACGTTATATGGTATGGAGAGAAACAATATCAAGTACAGCAACACTTGGTTTTAGAGTAGAAGgaataaaattatcacatggtaattcatcaaaagattttaaaacAACAAGATCAAGAGAACAAGTTACTGAAACAATAAAAcgttttgttataaattatccTCATGCTAttggtaaatatttacaacgtttaaaagcaataaaagCAACATTAAAAGCATCACCATTTTTTGCATCACATGAAGTTGTTGgttcaagtttattatttgttcatgataataaaaatgctgGTATTTGGATGATTGATTTTGCTAAAACACTACCATTACCATCAcatcttaaaaaaattgaacatgaTGCAGAATGGCAAGTTGGTAATCATGAGGATGGTTATCTCATTGGTGTCAATAAtcttattgatatttttgaagaCATACGTAACTCTGaaacgtaa
- the LOC122852184 gene encoding protein virilizer: protein MNNELLFFDTFSHDISEELNLDLVQFPKPVYISEVRIIPLGARVQADFPGGVRLGATNPSQFEIEFFVNDLSKPGASTFESLGGLEYKQNIHIQLECEKKQIPTDGLVLRGWYTTITLAVYGSLTKSVIAPPEIPAPPAATTTAGVIAVTEETKIPNADVVSAEPQPEWHQEKESQPLTTEKSESILPAAAAAATITTTASANVATTTTTATSATTSTPTIIATSSTVIVATAAVTTATAAASITTTPVVVTATATTTTSTIAGTVTVATVTDATVSSATTTAAQPILTIEESQKTPTDVPQSDQSKWTPEENTNATKSQPKTPKRPSSPPSESLVSLSPESISAEEEEAERETEEVTEAVEPFEPILSDEELMTDDPPNNNVELFENLPDDLWAIEPPDLLDLQKYPDNIKNHEIINDENTEKIREIIKLLGKLVVNFNIAPGQEKETFVHNCESLVLSTFSSTNFNSHDFDELSKIVNAGLDIELARSQPQPAYKVRHVKVGVRLAESICSITNGSSILQSIDAPNKLLKLCMKENVALPVKLAALRALDSALMYPIIVEEFLQPNNNLYRMILTMLKEAKLARLKYALTSVIRKIHVYELLTEIKQFGLQEQAILELTHAYSCAPTLMAQPKRQLPGSMQMEFERESTRNPRKHLISYFNHFGLLRKILLTLVSPDSSENLVKIIRAFLINLSETGDGLLYLFDEVDVTKVLLKALRFEQESDVGCEIAWRLQVVQCLVHIKAQMTNDNIDWLIIKKLHSFLTYRQGLEAIIAVLPLNNFIDTLISLLSNRDLSEFVAEIISTTIKYSNNVEILRTRAHVLLRECNNGLMRDVMTNLTVSASSANWNYSDVLSLVVIIRKYSEKASSLSGELVTACRILCYLIFPSNNDVDPLEPYVELKHRNALTQLYAADGLTALVAVITNLANFYEQPFLQRATLTGRRGMLLLSVLHSCIRLIRALLEHLVKCMATDFKDLTPVVPLLGIYSLVVAIPCQNKTEINLLADEIAEILLLFTRAVDSDSTGNVAKSLWTQMIGEVLKMISAKPCKFVPGLKLLSRLLPPILRLDCDTEENDINRALGLRKLWSAHLQAQANNLMETLRLLCASWNEDLLILLSAVCKQLSDLAAPTALLVGRCLLDRILAATPLENNSPTIALLGDLTLHPPVKATLLTLMSPTSRAQIKTDQKYPPVVEMMCSAFKNSTDTNVQYEILEIFYTLCDHTLSLTQDNNNELFDIKLTHSVPSKEPLLSILTILIDILSNGSKYDVKNLEKCLAIFLSLTKHNYGLYHVKSCLENNPGVLKTFLEYTVSLIDKENDNNSVSLDSLMMLTIGLLESLVNSGKSEGRSLYLRISQLAGLLMWENGMTQHPLEKIRGSQDLVNDLKSSIEGGEDKEPIPEMLEPLLPTPDALLNQFSQRSIKRSASCSPIRSRKRCFRGSLTSDSISVDLMALATELLPGGFNLLTEAQLLCSKRPSEDTINHLSSKGQNTTTEINRDIQKVPIIPITKTKQPFVTPMRGRAQFVTSRGGMTPGGIGRGADPFRSRPPNTSRPPSLHVDDFVALETCGAQPTGPTGYNKLNIRGTCPPRGVMSGSRCRTWVAEPRPPYLR from the exons atgaataacgagttattgttttttgacACTTTTTCTCATGATATTTCAGag gaATTAAATTTGGATTTAGTACAATTTCCAAAACCAGTTTATATCAGTGAGGTTAGAATAATACCACTTGGTGCAAGAGTACAAGCTGATTTTCCAGGTGGTGTTCGACTTGG AGCAACAAATCCATCTCAATTTGAAATTGAGTTTTTTGTAAATGACCTTAGTAAACCTGGTGCATCAACATTTGAATCACTCGGTGGTTTAGAGTATAAACAGAATATCCATATACAATTAGAATGCGAAAAAAAGCAAATTCCAACGGATGGATTAGTTCTTCGTGGTTGGTATACGACAATAACTCTAGCTGTGTATGGCAGTCTTACAAAATCAGTGATAGCTCCACCAGAAATACCAGCACCaccagcagcaacaacaactgCTGGTGTTATAGCTGTCACAGAGGaaacaaaaataccaaatgCAGATGTTGTTAGTGCTGAGCCACAGCCAGAATGGcatcaagaaaaagaaagtCAACCATTAACGACTGAAAAATCAGAATCAATTCTTCcagctgctgctgctgctgctacCATTACAACTACTGCTTCTGCAAATGTTGCAACTACAACTACTACAGCTACTTCTGCTACTACTTCTACTCCTACTATTATTGCCACCTCTTCTACTGTTATTGTAGCTACTGCTGCTGTTACTACTGCAACGGCTGCTGCTAGTATTACTACTACTCCTGTTGTTGTTACTGCTACTGCTACTACGACTACTTCTACTATTGCTGGTACTGTTACCGTTGCTACTGTTACTGATGCTACTGTTAGTTCTGCTACTACTACTGCTGCTCAGCctattttaacaattgaagAGTCTCAAAAGACTCCAACTGACGTACCACAGTCTGATCAATCAAAATGGACACCTGAAGAAAATACAAATGCAACAAAAAGTCAACCAAAAACACCAAAAAGACCCTCATCACCACCATCTGAGAGTCTTGTATCTCTTAGTCCAGAATCTATATCTGCTGAAGAGGAAGAAGCTGAAAGAGAAACTGAAGAAGTTACTGAAGCTGTTGAACCATTTGAACCAATTTTATCTGATGAAGAATTAATGACTGATGATCCtccaaataataatgttgaactgtttgaaaatttaccaGATGACTTATGGGCAATTGAACCACCTGATCTTTTggatttacaaaaatatcctgataatattaaaaatcatgaaattataaatgatgaaaatacagaaaaaatacgtgaaataataaaattacttggaAAATTAgttgttaattttaacattgcaCCTGgacaagaaaaagaaacattTGTTCATAATTGTGAGAGTCTTGTTTTAAGTACATTTTcttcaacaaattttaattctcatgattttgatgaattatcaaaaatagtTAATGCAGGATTAGATATAGAACTTGCAAGATCACAACCACAACCAGCTTATAAAGTACGTCATGTTAAAGTTGGTGTTCGTCTTGCTGAGTCAATATGTAGTATAACAAATGGATCAAGTATTTTACAAAGTATTGATGcaccaaataaattacttaaaCTTTGTATGAAAGAAAATGTTGCATTACCAGTTAAATTAGCTGCATTAAGAGCTCTAGATTCAGCATTAATGTATCCAATAATTgttgaagaatttttacaaccaaataataatctttataGAATGATTTTGACAATGTTAAAAGAAGCTAAACTTGCTAGATTAAAGTATGCTTTAACTTCTGTTATACGAAAAATTCATGTATACGAATTACTAACAGAGATTAAACAATTTGGCTTACAAGAACAAGCTATTTTAGAACTTACACATGCTTATTCATGTGCACCAACATTAATGGCACAACCTAAACGACAATTACCTGGTAGTATGCAAATGGAATTTGAAAGAGAATCAACAAGAAATCCACGTAAACAtttaatatcatattttaatcattttggACTTTtacgaaaaattttattgacactTGTATCACCAGATTCATCGGAAAATCTTGTTAAAATAATCAGagcatttttaataaatctctCGGAAACTGGAGATGGTTTATTGTATCTATTTGATGAAGTTGACGTAACAAAAGTATTACTAAAAGCTTTGAGATTTGAACAAGAGTCTGATGTTGGTTGTGAAATTGCTTGGAGACTTCAAGTTGTACAGTGTCTTGTTCACATTAAAGCACAAATGACAAATGACAATATTGATtggttaattataaaaaaacttcattcatttttaacatATAGACAAGGACTTGAGGCAATAATTGCTGTTCttccattaaataattttattgatacattAATTTCGCTATTATCAAATCGTGATTTATCAGAATTTGTTGctgaaataatttcaacaacaattaaatattcaaataacgTTGAAATATTACGTACACGTGCACATGTACTTCTTCGTGAATGTAATAATGGTCTTATGCGTGATGTTATGACAAATTTAACAGTTTCTGCATCATCAGCAAATTGGAATTACAGTGATGTTTTATCACTTGTTGTTATTATAAGAAAATATTCAGAAAAAGCATCATCATTATCTGGAGAACTTGTAACAGCTTGTCGTATACTTTGTTATcttatttttccatcaaaCAATGATGTTGATCCATTGGAACCATACGTTGAATTAAAACATCGTAATGCATTAACACAATTATATGCTGCTGATGGATTAACTGCTCTTGTTGCTGTTATAACAAATTTGGCAAATTTTTATGAACAACCATTTTTACAACGTGCTACATTAACTGGTCGTCGTGGTATGTTATTACTAAGTGTTTTACATTCATGTATACGTTTAATTCGTGCACTTTTAGAACATTTAGTTAAATGTATGGCAACTGATTTTAAAGATTTAACACCAGTTGTTCCTTTATTAGGAATTTATTCACTTGTTGTTGCAATACcatgtcaaaataaaacagaaattaatttacttgctGATGAAATTGCTGAAAtacttttactttttactcGTGCTGTTGATTCAGATAGTACTGGTAATGTTGCTAAATCATTATGGACACAAATGATTGGTgaagtattaaaaatgatatcaGCAAAACCATGTAAATTTGTACCTGgtttaaaacttttatcaaGATTATTACCACCAATATTACGTCTTGATTGTGATACTGAAGAAAATGACATTAATAGAGCACTTGGTTTAAGAAAATTATGGTCAGCTCATCTACAAGCACAAGCTAATAATTTAATGGAAACATTGAGATTATTATGTGCAAGTTGGAATGaagatttattaatattattatcagctGTTTGTAAACAATTAAGTGATTTAGCAGCACCAACTGCATTATTAGTTGGTAGATGTTTATTAGATAGAATATTAGCAGCAACaccattagaaaataattctCCAACAATAGCTTTATTGGGTGATTTAACACTTCATCCACCAGTTAAAGCAACATTATTGACATTAATGAGTCCAACATCAAGAGCACAAATTAAAACAGATCAAAAATATCCACCAGTTGTTGAAATGATGTGTtcagcatttaaaaattcaacagatacaaatgtacaatatgaaatacttgaaattttttatactttatgtGATCATACATTGAGTTTAacacaagataataataatgaattatttgatattaaattaacacatTCAGTACCAAGTAAAGAAcctttattatcaatattaacaatattaattgatatattaagTAATGGTAGTAAatatgatgttaaaaatttagaaaaatgtcttgctatatttttatcattaacaaaaCATAATTATGGTCTTTATCATGTTAAAAGTTGTTTAGAAAATAATCCAGGtgttttaaaaacatttttagaaTATACTGTAAGTCttattgataaagaaaatgataataattcagtATCACTTGATTCATTGATGATGTTGACTATTGGTTTACTTGAAAGTTTAGTAAACAGTGGAAAATCAGAGGGTAGATCATTGTATTTAAGAATATCACAACTTGCTGGTTTATTAATGTGGGAAAATGGAATGACACAACATCCACTTGAAAAAATTCGTGGTTCACAAGATTtagttaatgatttaaaatcatcaattgaagGTGGTGAAGATAAAGAACCAATACCAGAAATGTTAGAGCCATTATTACCAACACCTGAtgcattattaaatcaattttctcAAAGATCAATTAAACGTTCAGCAAGTTGTTCACCAATACGTTCAAGAAAAAGATGCTTTCGTGGTTCATTAACATCTGATTCAATATCTGTTGATCTTATGGCTCTTGCAACTGAATTATTACCTGgtggttttaatttattaactgaAGCACAATTATTATGCTCAAAACGTCCATCAGAAGAtacaattaatcatttatcatcaaaaggacaaaatacaacaacagaAATTAATCGTGATATTCAAAAAGTACCAATTATACCAATAACTAAAACAAAACAACCATTTGTAACACCTATGAGAGGTAGAGCACAATTTGTAACATCACGAGGTGGTATGACACCTGGTGGAATTGGAAGAGGTGCTGATCCATTTAGATCAAGACCACCAAATACATCTCGTCCACCGTCATTAcatgttgatgattttgttgCACTTGAAACTTGTGGAGCACAACCAACTGGACCAACTGGTTATAATAAACTTAATATTAGAGGCACATGTCCACCAAGAGGTGTCATGAGTGGAAGCAGATGTAGAACTTGGGTGGCTGAACCACGACCGCCATATCTCAGataa
- the LOC122850961 gene encoding uncharacterized protein LOC122850961: MSFKVFMLTVGLAVFALLDSSEGIPTETPVTTSEKLPYDVVEEVWRLLKMYDRAYKKQVLDETVFREINRLSSEGIDIIFDNINALTSEEIRGTIFLQFLEEMKRTKKIGSKTDTEINTMIDLLKSKSPKTPIPVVDMVWHDLKKYSKRGDELVSYCVKHLIGILPSEDIDIILERINALTPAEINGNFFVSLLKEMKNYWLIGNKTIAEIDTMIDLLKSKLPWSTWFYNLITFNSVVSTQNH; the protein is encoded by the exons ATGAGTTTCAAAGTTTTTATGCTGACAGTTGGATTAGCTGTTTTTGCGTTGC tTGATAGCTCTGAAGGAATTCCAACAGAAACACCAGTTACAACGTCTGAAAAACTTCCTTATGATGTAGTAGAAGAGGTCTGGAGGTTGCTAAAAATGTATGATAGAGCTTATAAAAAGCAAGTATTAGATGAAACTGTGTTCAGAGAAATTAATAGGCTATCATCAGAAGGtatagatataatttttgacaatatCAATGCTTTGACCAGTGAAGAAATAAGAGGAACTATATTCTTGCAATTTCTCGAGGAAATGAAGAGAACCAAGAAAATTGGAAGTAAAACCGATACTGAAATTAATACAATGATTGatcttttaaaatcaaaatccCCAAAAACACCAATTCCAGTGGTGGATATGGTCTGGCACGAtctcaaaaaatatagtaaGCGAGGAGACGAATTAGTTTCATACTGTGTAAAACACCTAATAGGCATTCTACCATCAGAAGATATTGATATAATTCTTGAAAGAATCAATGCTTTGACTCCTGCTGAAATAAACGGAAACTTTTTCGTGTCACTTCTTAAGGAAATGAAAAACTACTGGCTAATTGGAAATAAAACTATAGCTGAGATTGATACAATGATTGATCTCCTAAAATCAAAACTACCTTGGAGCACttggttttataatttaattacattcAATTCTGTCGTATCAACTCAAAATCAttaa